Genomic segment of Candoia aspera isolate rCanAsp1 chromosome 2, rCanAsp1.hap2, whole genome shotgun sequence:
AGTTATTAGCATATGCCTACTGTTgtgacatttattttaatttttcagctgTCCAAGGTTATCGATTAACTAATGGAGGGTATGATTACCTTGCCTTGAAAACACTGACTTCTCGAGAAGTTATCTGTTCTGTTGGGAACCAAATGGGTGTTGGAAAAGAATCAGGTATTTTTAAACATTAGTTTATTTGGCAGGGAGAGAGTGGGAAAGTTAACTTTTGTTTGTAAATTTCCCCTCAAATGCTGACTGTTGGACTATCTGCTTAGTGATAATCTGCCTCCAATTAATCTCAACAACTGACTGGatcaataataatactaataatatttGTGTCATATACATGTTGTGCATCATTCCAAAATCTCTTTTAATATATAAGAATAAGATACAAAGCTGTATGAATGAAATTGTGTTTTAAAGATATTTACATTGTggcaaatgaaaaagaagagcaaCTTGCATTAAAACTGCATAGGCTGGGGAGGACATCCTTTCGGAACTTGAAAAACAAGCGTGATTACCATCAACACAGACACAAGATGTCATGGCTCTACCTCTCACGTCTTGCTGCGATGAAAGAATTTGCTTATATGAAGGTATTGTTTATATACCCCTGATTCTTGACCCAGGGTAGTTACAGTTGAGTAAAAGATACATTGTTTGAGTTCATTTGGCTCGTCCATGATTGTGAATCACAACTAGATTTACCATTAAGTTGTTGTATTGcctttattttccccttttttcttttagcattttgtttgtgttttttctcttcgttctattttattaaataaaggcaAAGAATAGATTTTACCACTATGTGTGGTAGCAaagtaataattaaattttacaaTAATGGCTAGTAAACATGGCTGGAAGTTTAGAATTTCCATTACCGCAATACCTTTTCATAGATATGAAATGGGTGGAATACTTTGTTGTGTTCTGGCCACTTCCATTTCCATAAAGAATGCTACAGAGggaaagatacagaaaatgcaACCAAAATAAGATAAATTGGAGCACATTCCACATGAGACAGAAATTAAAAAtactaaggggagacatgataggtTTTAGAACACTTTGTGGGCATTAATAAAGAAACAGTTTCCCCCTATGACATAACCATAGATCTTGGGATCATTCAGATCAGAAAAATTAGGCTTGCAAAACACAAAACCAACTTAAAAATTTGCTACCACAGGATGTGGTGGATATCTTTGAAAAGGGATCAGACAAATTATTGGATATTCTGGCTAGTAATGGCTACTAATTCTGATGTTCAAATGGAAAAACCTTATTTAAGATACTATATATAttcgtggataagcccatctgtggataagttGACCCttacatttttaatgaaaataccatgaaaaatgtgccacctgcatATAAGCCAACCTGCATTTTTCAcggtattttgattaaaaatttgcagatgggcttatccacaagtatatatggatatatgggtactttatagttttaaaaaataattgccaTATGTACTGGCGGATTAGtccacagataagccaaacccaattttgagggtgtattttggcacctaaaattcttggcttatctgccAGTATATATGGTTGTCTGTTTTAAAATCATTTGTTGAAGGGCAGGTCCAGAAGTTTCCTTCAGTTTGATGCCAGTCAACTTCACTGAGCTTTGTGCGTGGCCACCTTAAGAAATGAGATGGATCTTTGGCCTGCTAGAGCTGTGCTGCTCCTACATTTGTGCATAATTTGACTGGTACAAGTTTGTTTGGGCCATTCATCATCAAAAGTTAATGTTAACACATTAGAACAATTATTTGTCCTTCAGACAGAGGGAGATTTACTCatgttctctgtgtgtgtttctttggTTGTCATTTTCTCCCTTGACTAGGCTTTGTATGACAGACAGTTTCCTGTTCCAAAACCATACGACTACAACAGACATGCAGTAGTAATGGAACTTGTCAATGGCTACCCACTGTAAGTATCAATACTTGCCTGGCACTCACCTATTAAGGCTCTTTCATTTCCATTGTGGTAAATTGATGAACTGCCAGACACTGCTGTTTGAAAAAGGACACAAGTAGTTGTCCTCTTCAAGACACAGTTCAGAAGGGATAAGCCAAAATATGTCAGTTAAATTATGTGTGAACTGTCCTCATTTAATGTAAAGAATTACTACCATCCTTTAATACTGCTTGTCCTCCAACTAGATAGTATATTTGACATAGATGGCTCTTTTCCCCACACTTTATAGCATGCTTGTACTAGAATTGTGGGCGTTtgggaaaacaaaacattatgtttttttctgatatattctgttttctattttttttaattatacagaATACTCCCTCTTAATATATCAAATGATTAAGAAAAGTGCTCATGAAGTTTACTCAGTCTGTGCTcccaaaataatttctaaaaactGTAGAAAACTAGTACATCACTAATAGGAATGATGTAAGACAATTTACCATAAAAACACTTCATCGGTTTCTGAGGTAGAATGAGCTAAACAACACAGCTCTCAAAGACGCTGAGGACAAAACTACATTTCTTCCACCAGTGAACGCTGACATTTTCACAAGAAGAGGAAAAACTTGATCCTCCTTTCTGATAGGCTTTCATCTTGTTGATTTTTGATAGAAGAAGGGATGGCTctgttcctctcctctccttggcTGCAACACTGGGAGTAGTTTAGGCACTGGCAGcaggatttatttacttatatttattttaaaaaagactgaAAGGAGGACTAATGCCCAACTTTCTgttctttaaacatttaaatcCCTGCATCATTCATTAGCTTAAGAGATGTTGACTGCCAAATGGCTTGACTTGATTGCAGTGGTGCATCACTGAAAGATCTGAAGgcacagatcatcctggagaagatctacctATATGGCTACTAAGAGTTGACCTCAATGTGATGCACATAGTCAATATAAGTAAATACTAAAGCATATAATAAAACCAACTTCTTAACAAAGCAGTGAACTATTTCAAGAAGCCTTGTTTAACTTCTCTGAAAAGTTGTTCAAAGTGAATTGAAAGCATACCAAGCATTGTGCTAGCAGTAATTTCCTTTTAGCACTAAGCTATTGGTCCTTTCTTTTTCAAACAATGCTGTCTCCAGCCAGTGCCACTGCACTAGGAGTATAACCTTTTttgctattttactttttttcccctttttttggtaCAGCAGCTAATGTATGTAagtttttttactttaaaagtaaGTATTCCTGCCTGTAGCTTATATGGTATCAGAATTGTTTTAGTTATATCCTGTTTTCAAATTGTACTGTGACCACTGCTTTGTATATTTATGGGGTTTCACTCAGATGcgaattgtttttaattagcaGAGTAGTATAACTTTTGGAATTAAAGTTGTATAATGTTTGCTCCTAGTTTTATGTTGTTGCCTGGAGTTGTCATTTTTAACATACAATAACTAAAGTTTGCATACAGAAGCATTACATGCATTTGTATAGTTGAAGTAATTAACATCCAATCTGACCTTCATTTTTATTCCTTGATCAAAATTAAATCAGGCACACTTGAGATCAACACAACACAATTATAAAATGACATAGTAAGCATCCAGAACTAGCTGCCTAATCAGAAAAAGGATAACTTTCCAATTAAAACTTGATTATTGAATTGTAATAAAAAGAACATTCCTTAGCACTTAATGTCCTAAACTTAGTTCACATAAAGAGATTTCAGCATAGCTGAATGATTTTTCTGTATGAGGTTCAATGTGGATGACTTGATAGCCTATGAATGCCAGCAATATAAATCACCTAGAGACTAGTGTGTCAGAGCCAgttttaatgaaaatataaatatcagCAGGAGATCAGTGCCACTTTAAAGctttcagaattgtttttttactgttattaaagaaaaatgaaaagacagaaagatatacaggaagaaaaagaaataataaaactgtGTTACAtacaggaaataatttttaaacacatcAGTGAAACTTGGCCATACAGAAAACACAGCAGTAGAAAGCCAGCTCATGGACAGAAAGCAAACATTGATGATTATCTATTCCATCATCCTCCCAGTGCAAGAATCTGTTTCTAATGCTTACCCAACAGATGGTCATGCAGCCTCTATAATACCTCCAGCAGTAGAGAGTGCATAACATCCCAAGCTACTCTGTTCTATTACCATTaggcgcgcgtgtgtgtgtgtgtgtgagagagagagagagagatccaactGAAATCTCATTCATTAGAACTTAAACCCGTTGTTTTttgtcctgccttctggaataactCTGAAGAATTCCAGTCTATCTTCTGCCTGACagctcttcagatacttgaaggtGGTTATGATGTCTTTCCAAATTTTCCTGGCTAAAAATATCTAACATTTCCAATCTTTCCTCAGTCCGTTTGCCATCTTGGTTGCTTTCCTTTGAAAACACCAGTTTGTTAGTGTCCTTCCTAAAAGGCAATGTCTAGAACTGGCAGAATAttctaggtgtggtctgaccTATACAGAATAGAGAGGAATAATGATCTTTTGATCTTGATGCTTTACTTCTACTGATGTCGTCTAGGAGTTCCTTTGCTTTTTCTGCATTACACTATTAGCTCATGCTCAGCTTGTGATCCAGCAAGACATGTAGATCCTTTCTGTAGATGCTGCTGCCCAGTATGATCCTCCCATACTATTTTTACATCTTTAATTTTTTGCTTTACATTTGTCCCTGTAGAAATTCATATTACCTGTTTTTTGCCCATGTTACAGCTTGTCAAGATTCTCCTGAATCTTGTAATTCTCCTCTGAGATGTTTGCTATCTTCCCCCATCTTTGTGTCTGCAAATATAGTTATCATATCTTCTGGTCCCTCATCCATATGTTGAACAGTGCAGAGCCCAGAAATATTCCACTTAagacttcccttttccttttttgctttttgttttggaaggagagagaggaataTTTTGTACTTCTATGTTTTCATATGTTGGAAAAGTTTGCGAAAGAAAATGGTTGCTACATGCAGGTGTGACTCCATTGTATAAATGTTGTATAAATATGCTACCTTATTTTCCAGAGAATATATTTTCATCCTTTGTTATTATCTGTTAATTCAACTTTGTTTTGTCCTGACTTTGCTGTGATGTGGAGTTTCTGACAGGTATATGtgcaacctctctctctctctctctccacacacacacacacacacacacacacacaattacatGTATGTTTACACTTATTTATTGCTGGGGAAGTGGTATATTCTGTACAGTTTATTTTAGCTGAGTGGACAACCTTGAGTTGATGTGGCAGGGAAGCTGGGCACTGCATATGATTTTGTCTGAGTTTATAattttttctgtttgttgttgtaatgagtattttttttcctcttcaggcAACTGTATTCTGTTCAGGCTAATGTATTGTTTTTCCCCTAGTTTAGTTTATAGCTAATTGGAGCTTCtatcttgtgtttctaattttttaTGTAGATGTCAAGTGCATCATCTTGAAGACCCTGCCTCCCTGTATAATGAATTAATGGAATTAATTGTAAAACTTGCCAACCATGGCTTGATCCATGGTGATTTTAATGAATTCAATCTCATGTTAGATAATAAAGACCAGGTTACGATGATTGATTTCCCACAGATGGTGTCAACCTCTCATCCAAATGCTGAATGGTGAGTAACTTCTTCATGTTAACAGTGCGTGTGGCTCAACAAAATTGGTTTGGTTTAAATTTCACACTAAACCTTGGATTATTGCAACTAAGCTTTGCTGAACAATAATGGTTTGTTCACGAAGCTTACAAGCCAGTAAACTAGAATTATGGTAAACTAAAACCAAAGCCactatataaaataatttgttcTGAGAAAGTTTGAATAATTACTCTTTGTAACTTGATATTTTAAAGGTTAATCTGAACTGTTTTGGAGTAGTTTCTGAGAGCTTTTTCCTAATTTTATAATGCCATCTTGAATTTCCGTTTTCATCTTTGGGTTTgactgttgtttttattattcttattgtGAAgttttaccatggatgttttaatttttttttcaatattctaaACAAGCCACCAAGAGTCTTTTCCATTGTGATAGGATAGAAATGAGAatcttttattaatattttgattCAGGTATTTTGACAGAGATGTGAAATGTATCCGGGATTTCTTCATGAAGCGCTTCAGTTATGAAAGTGAACTATATCCAACTTTCAAGGATGTTAGGTAGGCTGTATGGTATGTTTAGACATGAACATGTATTTCATTCTTCTGAGTCTTCTTCTGTAGAGATTTCCCCTGtggggatattttaaaatatattaaaatttaagAATAAACCATGCCTCTACAGGGAGAGGCGTAACTTCTTAGCTTCTGTATCAGCCCTGTAGGATTTTGCCTTTAACTATTACAGTAAATTGTATCTACTAAGGACTGAAATCATGTATTGTATTTCACATGCAAATGCACATTTCTTTAAGCATGTAAGGGATTGACATAATACAAGGTTCAAAGTAGCTATTCTGTGGTAAATGATTTCTGTTAGTCTATTcatttaagatttttatttttaaacgtTCTGGGCATATCTGatgacagaaaaataaataacaatgggTCACATTCTTCTTAGAATACAGTATATCCAAACAAGAATTTTCTTTTGTATGATCATTTACTCTACTCTATAGATAGACCTCAGTAACTTCTTTCTTACTGTCCTATGAACTGAACCCATTGTTCCCATTTACTTCCAGTTGCCATTATCACTTATATTCAGACTTTTTGGTGATCTAAATGGAAAtctccctgtttttttttataatcattatctaactctttttaaaaattcatgttCCCTTCCTccatccccatttttaaaaaataaaacattgagtGCATTCACAATATACAACTAATAATTCTTTTAGTAGGTTCTAGAATCCCATCTCAAGATCtcaattcttttctcttttcctcctctgcaTCCTTTTTGGCAGCTCTGGCAGATTATAAATAAGCAGTGTTTGCCTGAATTTTTAATATCCTGATTTAAATATTACTTAAGCAGTGTTTGTTCTGTTCTGTGGGTTGGATCACTGCCAGTGATTTATGCTTCACTTTGTTTCAACATTACCAGGAAAGAGTGTTGTCTTGATGTTAAAATTTCAGCCAGCGGTTACACCAAAGAAATGCAGGAAGATGATGGACTACTTTACTTGGATTGTCCTCAATATGAGAGCCTTAAAACGGAGACTTTTTCTGATGTGCATGATCCAGAAGGAGAGATAGCTTCATGTAGCAGCATAGATCAAATGACTGATGGAAACTTCATAGATGAGATAAAAGAAGCTTCTGAAGCTTTGTTGCAGACCACTGAGGAAGACAGTATAGATGAAAGTGAAGACAATTTAGATTTGCAGGGATTCACCTGTGCCTTACAGCAGGTTGAAGGGCAAGTTATTATGACTGAACAGAAGTCTGACCCTGAAAGCTCGGCCATTGATTTTTCTGGTGATAAAAAGAACATTGAAATATCCACCCAGTTGGAAGATCAAGCAGGTCATGGAGAAGATACTGCTGACAAAGGATATGAAGATGAATGCCCCGGTCTGGTTGACTTATCTACATTAAACAGAGAATTTAGACCTTTCAGGTACAGATCTCTACTGATCATTTAGAagcttttaatgtattgtttctttgtttttcctttccaaaagGTGAGCTCCTCTCAAGTATTAAGCATATATTCtttgcagagttttttttttaatggtgagtTTGTTTCAAATGTTGGCACATACGATGAACTTCATTTTAGCTAGCTTACATTTAATACTGATTGGCAATCTACAAAGCTGCCAGATTGTGTCACTATTTCATAATTGACCCTGATGTAGAAATATTAAAACTTTGCAGACTTCCCattaatatatatttgttgttctATGGCAGATTGCATTTGATCAGTTCATGATGGAGAAACAGGGAGCCTTTTACTTTCACCTGAACTGTTACTTGCTTCTCATTTCTGAGAACCACAAAAGATATTACAGCCAGGTTTTTGGAAGAAAGGAGCTAAGCACAAAATAAATGTGTTGAACCTAGTAGAAcacctatttatttatgttcttgttttttaaaaacaagtttaaaaaaagcACTGTACCAGAAGTTACCTGCTGCTTTGGACAGCTTGAACATTTCCCAGAGCTGCAGAAATGCAGGCAAGGAGACAGCAGGTGGGCCACAAGCTGTCTGtcttgcttcattccatcctATGTTAACTATTTGTTTCAGCATTTGTTCTGTGTACCCACGAAATCCTTACAAATAGCTTTACTGAGTATTTATCAGCTTGCCCGTCTTATATTGAGACATGGGTTCTCTAACCCAGGCTACCATATCCAAATAATGCGTGCAATGGAGATGAATACACAGCGTGGTTGGCAAGACAAAGGATAGATACTTGGATAGCTGCACGATGAAGGGGTCATTAATAGGTCGATCTCCTGCCAgttcacaaacaattaaaaagaacataCAAAAGAACATTGGAAGTGTAGGCATGAATAACACTTATACTCAGTAAGCCAAATAACTTTAGGGAACCCAAAGAACAACCTCCATTCCTTTTGCAGGTTTTGTGAGTGAATCACATTATGTCCATTATCAAAATTGGTATTGTGGAAACAGCCTTTGTGAATGTCAGTGTTCCAGTTGGTTTGCATTGGAAAAGCTGCTTAGTAGAACTTGGATTAAAAGTGGGTGactaaaaaaaacatttcttattTCAGGGATGAAGAGAGCCTGTTTCATGTCAATCAGCATAGGACAAGAACTACTAGTGTCACTTCAATACTCAGTACTGCAAGCCACTCAACAATTCCTCCTGTAAGTTTTTACATAATGGGTCTCAGGATCCCACTCCAACCATCTACTGCCAAGTCTGATTGCAGATTTAGTAACACTTGTGCAGTATAATTCCATGTGCAGTAGGTCCTTATTGGGAATtgtaaatataaatgtttttattttgggaaatatttttttagctATTGTCATCAGCCCAGGTAATGGATAAACCCAGTTTGTTTAAGGGGACCCTGaatattctgtttctttattCTTAAGCCTCAATCATTTAAACaccttactgtttttaaaatgaattttattgaATTCTTAGAACAATGTgaagaacaattaaaaattaaacttctacatttcattttaaactgTTAAAGAAAAAGCTATATACCTGAAAATAACTGAAcagtacaaactaaaaagaaaaaaaaataacaccagaaataattttataaaaaaaacaatagagTAATAGAATATGATGaaaatttcagtttttcattaCTTTTCTACAATATCAAAATAGTAATATTATATTTACACCTATTGTTATAATTtagtttttaaacaacaaattaagatTAGACTATATGCAGATGTTTGTCCAGTCGCACCAGTCCATCAGTACAATTGGATTCAATGGCTCAGAGTTGACAAATGGTGTTGAGTCAATCTATACAATTTGGTACAGATATAATTACCTTTTCTGCAATATTCCAAGCTTAATATATCCAAAGCTCTTAATGATACTCATTTTGAATGGCACAGAAAGAACTTCTACTTGAATCTAGTACAGATACCTCTTTTGAAAGCTTGAACTTTAAGATGTTGATGGGATATTGAGCTTTCCTAGTTATTTTTACCCTGAAAGTTAGAATTaaggtaaaattatttttaaaaaatttattcattttctgtTGCTCCAAGATAATTTTGCATGATGTAGTAATCCTAATGTCTtagtaactgtcctaacagtcaggaaccacactgagacgaggaataagtctctagtgttttattactgctacgttagacagaaaatcctaacaaactgaagaagtgtgagaaaacccatacagataaaccccaaaagttaaggcgggtctgatctgtgtctctttgaatgactgctcaactcctcactactacgcatgcgttttcccccctggataggggccccctcctgctcaccatcagtgctcatgacagtaactGCTGCatacaaaatacagtggtttaCATACTGTacgcaacaaaataaaatacatatatttttcatataaaaaaatgtaattctacaaatgtttgtttctgctttttgcAGAGCTTTATTAAATTGTACTTTGTTTATGCTATAGTGCCTTCAAGTGGCCACATAATATACTGAGCACTTTGAGATGGAGAATACAAAAGCAAGCATGGATTTTGAAGATTaatacttaacttttttttaaacaacactcTTACAACATCCTTGTTTGTTAATTCCAGTACATTCATCTTCACTGTTTCAGCATTTTTAGTAgtttattgtcatgagcactgatggcgagcaggagcgggcctctatccagggtggaaaatgcatgcgtagtactgaggaattaagcagccattcaaagagacacagaacagacccgccttgactttggggtttatctgtctgggtttttcccacgcttcttcagtttgttaggattctgttttatgtagcagtaataaacaatagagacctactcctcgtctcagcgtgaattctgactgttaggacatttatAGAAATAAGAAAAGACCACTACTAGCCCCCTTCCATGCCAGATAAGTTTGTCAGCGCAGCTTTCCAAACTAGCACAGATGAGAAGGAATCAGTTCCTCCTTTGTGTTGGTAGGTGCCCAACGTGACATTGTGTAccccatcccccaccccatcccccgtCAACAAGATTGAAAGCAATCCTCTTAACAAAGGAGCTCCCTCACTTCTTTCATTGTATTGCAAAATATAAGAGATGTTAAGAATGCAGTTTGAAAGGCCAAAAAAATTGTCTCCTGGATTCTAGAGATCACCTGACAAAAGAGATGGAGAGCAaataacatctttgtcttctaaaTTCTTTCAGTTCCTAATAAGTTGCTGATGATAAAGTAATTAAAAGGAGAGCATCATGATAGAATTCCTTCCCTGAAGAATCCTGAGATGCAAAGCAAGTTGGGGAAAACAGCTGGTATTATTTTGCAGGAAAAAGAgtataagaaaaatgaaatagaagtgctaaagagagaaaagaaagaaagaacgtaATGCTTACAAGATTTCTAAGTCCTGAGGAACTTTCTAGCAGTTAACAATCAGATATGAATGTGTGTGCGTGCTAAACTGCAGCTTGTGAAAAAACTTTCAAGAAATTTTTATATTGGGGATGGAGGAAAAGTGAATATATTAAAGGCAGAGGGTATAATCCAGTTCCCTGGAACATCTTTCTTTAATTATGATTACTGGAATTCCCTTTTTTAGTCTTCCCTTCAGAGTATGGAAAACTCTGCCTTGAGATAGATTTGACCCAGTGACGATGAGCCATCTTTTTATCATGCCCATGTAGGTTATAAGACTAAGTTCACTAATGATACCTCCATTTAGCAacttttcttaaatattcagctAGCATTGTTGGCTGGTCATTCTTTACAGATCCCTAATGTTTTGTATCAATGCTAATTGTATCTTtttagcttcttttttaaaaatatccctttCTCCTTTGAAGTAGCTCAGAGCAGTGTCATTAAGGGTTGCCTCCTTGTCTTATAAACTTGCAATATGTTTGCAAAATCTTCCAGGGAACTTATTAACTAAGTGGGAATTTGAACCCCAACACAAAATCCAGCACTCTTAGCTCTTCATCACATTCTTCCTAATGCCAGACTCTCCTTTTCAATATGTAGTTCTAGCCAGTCTAAAATTTAAGTATTGTAGCTATGCtcattaaattattttgtattgttgAATGAAGGGAAATGTTTGTCCTATCTAGTGAATCAGGTTTCAGAATGCAGGTTCTAATCTATACCTACTTTCTCAGGAATCCATTTCTGAGCACAGCCACAAGAGGGACAAGTTCCAGACAATCTCAAAACTCAAATGCATCTAAAGTGTCTTGCCTCTTTTTGCATGACTTGCTTATTCTTAAGtacattggcttttttttttaacccgttACAGATATTTTTGGACATCAACAGAAACCAATGTTCAGTACTCCATAGAAATTTAATTTGGTTGAAATAGGATAGCAGGTAAATTGTAATGTAACATTTTGATATTACTTCGTTGCAAACAAggctaatatttttataaaacttaTTTCAGGAACTGGTAAAACAGAAGGTAAAGCGCCAgctaaataaacaacaaaaagctgctTTCAGACGGCGACTACAGAAAGGAGAAGCTAACATTTACACCAAAC
This window contains:
- the RIOK2 gene encoding serine/threonine-protein kinase RIO2 produces the protein MGKLNVVLLRYLSRDHFRALTAVEMGMKNHEIVPPSLIASIASLKHGGCNKILKELTKHRLVAYEQTKTVQGYRLTNGGYDYLALKTLTSREVICSVGNQMGVGKESDIYIVANEKEEQLALKLHRLGRTSFRNLKNKRDYHQHRHKMSWLYLSRLAAMKEFAYMKALYDRQFPVPKPYDYNRHAVVMELVNGYPLCQVHHLEDPASLYNELMELIVKLANHGLIHGDFNEFNLMLDNKDQVTMIDFPQMVSTSHPNAEWYFDRDVKCIRDFFMKRFSYESELYPTFKDVRKECCLDVKISASGYTKEMQEDDGLLYLDCPQYESLKTETFSDVHDPEGEIASCSSIDQMTDGNFIDEIKEASEALLQTTEEDSIDESEDNLDLQGFTCALQQVEGQVIMTEQKSDPESSAIDFSGDKKNIEISTQLEDQAGHGEDTADKGYEDECPGLVDLSTLNREFRPFRDEESLFHVNQHRTRTTSVTSILSTASHSTIPPELVKQKVKRQLNKQQKAAFRRRLQKGEANIYTKQRREHMYNIKSSLESASFWE